Proteins encoded within one genomic window of Citricoccus muralis:
- the aroD gene encoding type I 3-dehydroquinate dehydratase: MSKKTLKVGQIRLGAERPAIIVPITATTAESIYTEASLISNDFSFKAVDIIEWRIDHFEEHRDLHAITKILDALRSTFPEQVLLATFRTSDEGGAAEISPGDYLSLVNHVSASGFVDLVDVEYRRDNAAQCIDAAHKHSVRVVGSNHDFFGTPDEQEIVSRLSTMSDMGCDVPKIAVTPLSPEDVLVLLSATISAGKNLDRPIITMSMKEAGMASRLAGGVFGSSATFATIGAASAPGQIPVATVSAVLDAIHA; the protein is encoded by the coding sequence ATGTCCAAAAAGACTCTCAAGGTCGGCCAGATTCGCCTCGGCGCAGAACGCCCCGCGATCATCGTGCCCATCACCGCCACAACGGCAGAATCTATTTACACTGAGGCAAGCCTGATCTCCAACGATTTTTCGTTCAAGGCAGTGGACATCATCGAGTGGCGCATCGACCATTTCGAAGAGCATAGGGACCTCCACGCCATCACGAAGATTTTGGACGCCCTGAGGTCTACATTCCCAGAACAAGTACTCCTCGCGACGTTCCGCACCTCGGACGAAGGTGGCGCAGCAGAGATCTCCCCCGGGGATTATCTTTCCCTGGTGAACCATGTCAGCGCATCGGGATTCGTCGACCTCGTGGATGTCGAGTACCGGCGCGATAACGCCGCTCAGTGCATCGATGCTGCTCATAAGCACTCTGTGCGTGTTGTCGGCTCGAACCACGATTTCTTCGGAACCCCGGATGAACAGGAAATCGTTTCCCGGCTGAGCACCATGAGTGACATGGGGTGCGACGTTCCCAAGATCGCCGTCACTCCCCTCTCCCCCGAAGATGTTCTCGTACTGCTGTCCGCAACCATCTCCGCGGGCAAGAACCTTGACCGTCCGATCATCACCATGTCCATGAAAGAAGCCGGCATGGCATCACGTCTCGCCGGCGGAGTATTCGGCTCCTCGGCCACCTTCGCGACCATTGGTGCAGCTTCGGCCCCAGGTCAGATTCCCGTCGCAACCGTATCTGCCGTCCTGGATGCCATTCATGCGTGA
- a CDS encoding DUF3054 domain-containing protein, producing the protein MRETGKMASALAVDVALIVLFAVLGRRSHDLGLDFSGILFTAAPFLLAWLVSSLVTRTWRTWHRMWPSGIVVWTLTVAGGLLLRVTVFNETAAVSFQIVTASVLGVFLLGRRGVTALLTRTARRADSRS; encoded by the coding sequence ATGCGTGAAACCGGCAAGATGGCTAGCGCACTAGCGGTCGATGTCGCGCTGATCGTTCTCTTCGCTGTTTTGGGCCGACGTTCACACGACCTCGGTCTTGATTTTTCCGGAATCCTCTTTACCGCTGCACCGTTCTTGCTTGCGTGGCTCGTCAGCTCGTTGGTGACACGCACGTGGCGCACCTGGCACCGGATGTGGCCAAGTGGAATCGTGGTCTGGACCCTCACGGTCGCCGGCGGCCTCTTGCTGCGCGTCACCGTCTTTAACGAAACCGCGGCGGTGAGTTTTCAGATAGTGACGGCATCAGTATTGGGCGTCTTTCTCCTCGGCCGACGCGGCGTGACTGCACTCTTGACCCGCACAGCCCGTAGAGCCGACTCACGGTCGTAG
- a CDS encoding Lrp/AsnC family transcriptional regulator, protein MVTAFVMIKTDPDRIPEIASELADLEGITSVYSVTGTWDLVAMARVREFESLSDVIADQLSKVSGVQATETMLAFRAYSKHDLEEGFALGFDGS, encoded by the coding sequence ATGGTGACGGCATTTGTGATGATCAAGACCGATCCGGATAGGATTCCAGAAATTGCGTCAGAGCTGGCGGATCTTGAAGGCATCACGTCCGTTTATTCCGTGACGGGTACCTGGGACCTGGTCGCTATGGCTCGAGTGCGCGAATTTGAGTCGCTCTCGGACGTTATTGCCGATCAGCTATCCAAGGTGTCAGGGGTTCAGGCAACCGAAACCATGCTCGCGTTTCGCGCCTACTCAAAGCACGACCTCGAAGAAGGCTTTGCCCTGGGCTTCGATGGCTCATGA
- the trpD gene encoding anthranilate phosphoribosyltransferase — translation MNSSATAFSTTWPTVLNALLAGEGLSVETSSWAMREMMTGNATDAQVAGFLMGLAAKGETVDELLGMANTMLDQAVPVNYGVEALDIVGTGGDRLGTVNLSTMSSLVAVGAGARVIKHGNRGSSSTAGAADVIEALGVDLSMSKDKAGKCLHEAGITFLFAQQYHPSMRYVAPARKQLGVPTAFNYLGPLSNPARVAAQALGCANARMAPIIAGVLADRGTRGLVFRGSDGRDKITTSGESTLFEVRDGSVTEHVLDPRDFGIALQPVEALAGKDGKHNATIVEGLLRGEPGPVRDAVLLNAAAGLTAFDETHEGPALNRIRTNMDRAAESIDSGAAAQVLASWVKASQA, via the coding sequence GTGAACAGTTCAGCTACCGCTTTCAGCACGACCTGGCCCACCGTACTCAACGCATTGCTAGCGGGGGAGGGGTTGAGCGTTGAAACCTCTTCTTGGGCTATGCGCGAGATGATGACGGGGAACGCTACGGACGCGCAGGTGGCGGGATTCCTCATGGGACTCGCGGCGAAAGGGGAGACCGTTGACGAACTCCTGGGCATGGCGAACACCATGCTCGATCAAGCCGTTCCGGTGAACTACGGCGTTGAGGCGCTTGATATCGTCGGTACCGGGGGAGATCGCCTCGGCACCGTGAATCTTTCGACGATGTCGTCATTGGTGGCAGTCGGCGCCGGTGCTCGAGTGATCAAACACGGTAACCGCGGTTCTTCATCTACTGCGGGTGCTGCCGATGTGATCGAGGCGCTGGGCGTAGACCTATCGATGTCGAAAGATAAAGCAGGAAAGTGCCTTCACGAAGCGGGCATTACGTTCCTGTTCGCTCAGCAGTATCACCCGTCCATGCGATATGTGGCTCCGGCTCGAAAGCAGCTTGGGGTACCGACCGCATTCAATTACTTGGGTCCTCTGTCCAACCCCGCGCGTGTTGCTGCGCAGGCTCTGGGCTGTGCGAATGCGCGTATGGCACCTATTATCGCCGGCGTGTTGGCCGATCGGGGGACACGTGGGCTGGTATTCCGTGGCTCTGATGGTCGTGACAAGATCACGACATCGGGTGAGTCGACCCTGTTTGAAGTTCGAGACGGATCTGTAACGGAGCACGTTCTGGATCCGCGGGACTTTGGGATCGCCCTGCAACCCGTCGAAGCTTTGGCGGGCAAGGACGGCAAGCACAACGCGACCATCGTGGAAGGTCTACTGCGTGGAGAACCTGGTCCGGTTCGCGACGCTGTGCTTTTGAACGCTGCGGCGGGACTGACTGCATTCGATGAAACCCATGAGGGTCCGGCGCTCAACAGAATTCGCACAAACATGGACCGGGCCGCGGAATCTATTGATTCCGGGGCAGCGGCCCAAGTGCTTGCGTCGTGGGTCAAAGCCTCACAAGCCTGA
- the ctaE gene encoding aa3-type cytochrome oxidase subunit III, with product MTTTTHAISHPSTGFPSRPNMVSVGTMVWLSSEVMFFGGLFAMYFTLRSTSPTLWEESSALLDWQLALANTIILVLSSVTAQFGVFAAERLQPRRAGGILDVKRWGMVEWFILTFIMGAIFVSVQSYEYAVLVSEGITIPANAYGSAFYITTGFHALHVAGGLVAFLFVIGRAYLAKRFGHHEATSAIVVSYYWHFVDVVWIVLFAIVYFLR from the coding sequence GTGACAACGACTACTCATGCCATCTCGCACCCCTCGACAGGGTTTCCGAGCCGCCCGAACATGGTGTCCGTCGGCACCATGGTGTGGCTGTCATCGGAAGTCATGTTCTTCGGCGGTCTCTTCGCAATGTACTTCACGCTGCGCTCGACCTCTCCCACCCTGTGGGAGGAAAGCTCAGCCCTCCTTGACTGGCAACTCGCCCTGGCCAACACGATCATCCTCGTGCTTTCCTCGGTCACTGCCCAGTTCGGCGTTTTCGCCGCCGAGCGTCTTCAGCCGCGACGTGCCGGCGGAATTCTGGACGTCAAACGATGGGGCATGGTCGAGTGGTTCATCCTGACCTTCATCATGGGCGCCATCTTCGTATCGGTTCAGTCATACGAGTACGCAGTTCTGGTCTCTGAAGGAATTACGATTCCAGCGAACGCCTACGGTTCGGCCTTCTATATCACCACCGGCTTCCACGCTTTGCACGTAGCCGGCGGCTTGGTTGCCTTCCTCTTCGTCATCGGACGTGCTTACCTTGCCAAGCGGTTCGGACATCACGAGGCCACCAGCGCCATCGTCGTGTCCTACTACTGGCACTTCGTCGATGTCGTCTGGATCGTCCTGTTCGCCATCGTCTACTTCCTGAGGTAG
- the qcrC gene encoding cytochrome bc1 complex diheme cytochrome c subunit has product MKALSQNRRHPVVGVALLLLGLLLTGGLYSLATNMNAAGANTASQYSASDIADGEQLFNANCATCHGIGATGTDAGPSLVGVGAASVDFQVGTGRMPMQMHGPQAQQKQPQFNEEQTAQLSAYVASLGAGPAIPEDEYLDVDHEDVDIARGGELFRVNCAMCHNAAASGGALTRGKYAPTLHGVSERHIYAAMATGPQNMPVFSDTNLTSEDKRDIIAFLKEIEAQGSPGGFQLGSLGPVSEGLLIWTLGLGLVIGFMVWMTSRSS; this is encoded by the coding sequence GTGAAGGCTCTTTCACAGAACCGGCGCCATCCGGTCGTCGGCGTGGCCCTCCTCCTGCTGGGTCTCCTCCTCACTGGAGGTCTCTACTCGCTGGCCACGAATATGAATGCAGCGGGCGCCAATACGGCATCGCAATACTCCGCTAGCGACATCGCTGACGGCGAGCAGCTCTTCAATGCGAACTGCGCCACCTGCCATGGCATTGGCGCTACGGGCACGGACGCCGGACCGTCGCTGGTCGGCGTTGGAGCCGCCTCTGTTGACTTCCAGGTCGGCACTGGACGTATGCCCATGCAGATGCACGGACCGCAGGCACAGCAGAAGCAGCCACAGTTCAACGAAGAGCAGACGGCCCAGCTTTCTGCATACGTCGCCTCGCTCGGCGCGGGACCCGCTATTCCTGAAGACGAGTACCTGGACGTCGACCACGAAGACGTTGACATCGCCCGCGGTGGCGAACTCTTCCGAGTGAACTGCGCCATGTGCCACAACGCGGCGGCCTCAGGAGGTGCTTTGACTCGCGGTAAGTACGCACCGACTCTTCACGGTGTTTCCGAGAGGCACATTTACGCAGCCATGGCCACCGGCCCGCAGAACATGCCGGTGTTCTCAGACACAAACCTCACCTCTGAGGACAAGCGCGACATCATCGCGTTCCTCAAGGAAATCGAAGCTCAGGGCTCCCCCGGTGGTTTCCAGCTGGGCTCGCTTGGTCCGGTGTCTGAAGGTCTGTTGATCTGGACTCTGGGTCTCGGCTTGGTGATCGGCTTTATGGTCTGGATGACCTCACGCTCATCGTGA
- the qcrA gene encoding cytochrome bc1 complex Rieske iron-sulfur subunit — MSEHRQGGPEDSGAVERAGHVEQGKYAIDNPGLPPHRPRLADEDPRAAKRAERQVSVLFVLSILGTLTFFIGYFVVGQIGPGTPFSTIRLQNTLLGLGTAFSMLGIGVGIVHWAKTLMPDHEWVEERHEVRTEEDRQIAEGMINDILDESQIKRRPLLRNTLIGAIALAPLPAVAIFRDLDNTDNRSDLAEENFGVERLRHTIWDEGVRLVRDPSGTPIKASDVAIGNAMHVIPESLLGRTHDKLNQKAKSVVLLMRLNPESLQISEGREDWNVDGIVAYSKICTHVGCPVALYEQHTHHLLCPCHQSTFDLTQECKVIFGPASHALPQLPITVDEEGFLVAQSDFHEPVGPVYWERDPNR; from the coding sequence ATGAGCGAGCATCGCCAAGGAGGGCCCGAAGATTCGGGAGCCGTTGAGCGCGCTGGCCATGTCGAGCAGGGGAAATACGCCATCGACAATCCAGGGCTCCCTCCTCACCGCCCTCGGCTGGCCGACGAGGATCCCCGTGCCGCCAAGCGGGCCGAACGTCAGGTTTCTGTGCTGTTCGTGCTCTCTATCCTGGGTACGCTAACCTTCTTCATCGGGTACTTCGTTGTCGGCCAGATCGGTCCCGGCACGCCGTTCTCGACCATTCGGTTGCAGAACACACTGCTGGGTCTGGGTACCGCCTTCTCGATGCTTGGAATTGGTGTCGGTATCGTGCACTGGGCTAAGACCCTCATGCCCGACCATGAGTGGGTTGAAGAGCGCCACGAGGTTCGTACCGAAGAGGATCGCCAGATCGCCGAAGGCATGATCAATGACATCCTGGATGAGTCTCAGATCAAGCGTCGCCCGCTGTTGCGCAACACCTTGATCGGTGCCATCGCTTTGGCCCCCCTGCCCGCTGTTGCGATCTTCCGCGACTTGGACAACACGGACAACCGCAGCGATCTCGCCGAGGAGAACTTCGGTGTCGAGCGCCTGCGTCACACCATTTGGGATGAGGGTGTCCGCCTGGTCCGCGACCCCAGCGGTACTCCGATCAAGGCTTCAGACGTCGCTATCGGTAACGCCATGCACGTCATCCCCGAATCACTTTTGGGCCGCACCCACGACAAGCTGAATCAGAAGGCTAAATCGGTTGTGCTGTTGATGCGTTTGAACCCCGAGAGCCTTCAGATCTCCGAGGGACGCGAAGACTGGAACGTCGACGGGATCGTCGCCTACTCCAAGATTTGTACCCACGTTGGTTGTCCTGTTGCGCTCTACGAGCAGCACACTCACCACCTACTGTGCCCTTGCCACCAGTCGACCTTCGACCTCACCCAGGAATGTAAGGTCATTTTCGGTCCTGCAAGCCACGCGCTTCCGCAGCTTCCGATCACTGTCGATGAAGAGGGCTTCCTGGTCGCTCAGAGCGACTTCCATGAGCCTGTTGGACCTGTTTACTGGGAGCGTGACCCGAACCGATGA
- the qcrB gene encoding cytochrome bc1 complex cytochrome b subunit produces MSTTQEYKASTTTGRIANFVDTRVGASGIVKEFGRKIFPDHWTFMFGEVALYTFVILVLSGTFLTFFFDASMSHVTYEGSYKPLYGMEMSAAYASTLDITFDIRGGLFMRQVHHWAALLFVASMSVHMLRVFFTGAFRRPRELNWVVGCTLLVLGLAAGFTGYSLPDEVLSGNGLRIIDGILKAIPVVGTYISFFLFGGEFPGDDVIGRLYALHIMVIPAIIILMIAIHLFMVVVHKHTQYPGPGRTENNVVGYPVGPVYAAKAGGFFFIVFGIVALLSGFFTINAMWNYGPYDPSPVQAGTQPDWYIGFADGVLRLMPGMLGDFSFLVHIPMPWGTNALPLGVLIPLVPAGALFVGLFAWPWIERWISKDNKEHHILDRPRNAPTRTGIGVAGIVSYCVMWAAASSDLIATHFMVALNDVTYILRALFFLGPILAFIITKRICLSLQRKDREVVLHGREAGVIEQTPEGSFSERHERLDDFKLYRMVSYEPNTPRPAQANRKGKISWAEKLRAGLSKWFFQDRVEPVTREELAEAKSHDHHAEIDASDHSNGQIDR; encoded by the coding sequence ATGAGCACCACTCAGGAATACAAGGCCTCGACTACGACGGGGCGTATCGCGAACTTCGTTGACACTCGTGTTGGCGCCTCTGGCATCGTCAAGGAATTCGGGCGGAAGATCTTCCCGGACCACTGGACTTTCATGTTTGGTGAAGTCGCCCTTTACACCTTCGTCATTTTGGTGCTCTCCGGCACCTTCCTGACGTTCTTCTTCGACGCTTCCATGTCTCACGTGACCTACGAGGGCTCGTACAAGCCGTTGTACGGCATGGAAATGTCCGCAGCCTACGCATCAACGCTGGACATCACCTTCGATATCCGCGGCGGTCTCTTCATGCGCCAGGTCCACCACTGGGCAGCGCTGCTGTTCGTGGCTTCGATGTCGGTGCACATGCTACGTGTGTTCTTCACCGGTGCATTCCGCCGTCCTCGTGAGCTGAACTGGGTTGTGGGCTGTACGCTCCTCGTACTTGGTCTGGCTGCCGGCTTCACCGGTTACTCACTCCCCGATGAGGTGCTCTCCGGTAACGGTCTACGTATTATCGACGGCATTCTCAAGGCCATTCCGGTAGTAGGTACCTACATCTCCTTCTTCCTGTTCGGTGGGGAGTTCCCTGGCGACGATGTGATCGGTCGCCTCTACGCGCTGCACATCATGGTCATCCCAGCCATCATCATTCTGATGATCGCGATCCACCTATTCATGGTGGTCGTGCACAAGCACACTCAGTACCCCGGACCGGGTCGAACCGAAAACAATGTAGTCGGATACCCTGTGGGTCCTGTCTACGCAGCCAAGGCCGGCGGCTTCTTCTTCATCGTCTTCGGTATCGTCGCTCTGCTCTCAGGGTTCTTCACCATCAACGCGATGTGGAACTACGGTCCATATGACCCGTCCCCGGTGCAGGCAGGTACACAGCCTGACTGGTACATCGGCTTCGCCGATGGTGTGCTCCGTCTGATGCCGGGTATGCTCGGTGACTTCTCCTTCTTGGTGCATATCCCCATGCCGTGGGGCACCAATGCTCTCCCCCTTGGTGTTTTGATTCCGCTGGTGCCTGCTGGTGCACTCTTTGTTGGCCTGTTCGCATGGCCGTGGATTGAGCGCTGGATTTCCAAGGACAACAAGGAACATCACATCCTGGATCGTCCTCGTAACGCCCCCACCCGTACGGGTATCGGTGTTGCTGGCATCGTCAGCTACTGCGTGATGTGGGCAGCTGCGTCATCTGACCTCATTGCTACACACTTCATGGTGGCTCTGAATGACGTAACTTACATCCTCCGTGCACTGTTCTTCCTCGGTCCGATCCTTGCCTTCATCATCACCAAGCGGATCTGCCTGTCGCTGCAGCGTAAAGATCGAGAGGTCGTGCTTCACGGTCGCGAGGCTGGCGTTATTGAGCAGACTCCGGAAGGCTCCTTCTCGGAGCGCCACGAGCGGCTCGACGACTTCAAGCTGTACCGCATGGTCAGCTACGAGCCGAACACTCCCCGGCCTGCGCAGGCTAACCGCAAGGGCAAGATCTCATGGGCCGAGAAGCTGCGCGCCGGGCTCAGCAAGTGGTTCTTCCAAGACCGTGTCGAACCCGTGACCCGTGAAGAGCTTGCCGAAGCAAAGTCTCACGATCACCATGCGGAAATCGATGCAAGCGATCATTCGAACGGGCAGATCGACCGCTAA
- a CDS encoding ATP-binding protein — MTGPIALLGTTSFIPKADNVIVLGPPGVGKTHLAIGLGIRACQSGYPVLFDTAAGWINRLSVAHQRHGGLAAEIKRLRRYRLLIIDELGYLPFSRWGEIFADEPIATAMIDRLIHHSEVLTLDGESYRTRIRRELLEKNTNITT, encoded by the coding sequence TTGACAGGTCCGATTGCGCTTTTAGGGACCACGAGTTTCATTCCGAAAGCTGACAACGTGATTGTGCTTGGCCCGCCCGGAGTAGGTAAGACGCACTTGGCGATCGGACTCGGTATTCGAGCCTGTCAGTCTGGGTATCCCGTGTTGTTTGATACCGCTGCTGGGTGGATCAACAGGCTTAGCGTTGCTCATCAGCGTCATGGAGGATTAGCAGCTGAAATCAAACGCCTGCGCCGTTACCGCTTACTCATTATTGATGAGCTAGGGTACTTGCCCTTCAGCCGGTGGGGTGAGATCTTTGCCGATGAACCGATTGCAACAGCGATGATCGACCGATTGATCCATCATTCAGAGGTCCTCACCCTCGATGGAGAGTCTTATCGGACACGAATCCGACGGGAACTCCTTGAGAAGAACACCAACATCACCACCTGA
- a CDS encoding ATP-binding protein — MTTTPASPALMNSVFTTEDKEKFRTLRITHLAAKFEELIIDESNDHLTPEQIFLAAVDDALDQRRVKNIQKLLLAAQLPIMRASIAEIHYQEGRNITPARMARYAAHDWANETANLLITSPTGGGKTYIACAIAVAACHNEHKVFYTRMDELARRLVIARGDGIAHQALLNRLSDADLLIIDDFLTVGIDPEAANDLFAILANREHRAATMIASQTGPAYWASALPDRIAADSIVNRLANNARTINLGDIDMRRHQGEQTRAAPGYWE; from the coding sequence ATGACCACGACACCGGCGAGCCCGGCCTTGATGAATTCAGTGTTCACTACCGAGGACAAAGAGAAGTTTCGTACCTTACGGATCACTCACTTGGCTGCGAAGTTCGAAGAACTCATCATCGATGAGAGCAACGACCACCTGACCCCGGAGCAAATATTCCTGGCGGCCGTTGATGACGCTTTAGACCAGCGAAGAGTGAAGAACATTCAGAAACTGCTCCTGGCTGCTCAGCTACCGATCATGCGGGCCTCGATCGCGGAGATCCATTATCAAGAAGGACGGAACATTACCCCAGCCAGGATGGCCCGCTACGCCGCACATGACTGGGCCAATGAGACCGCTAACCTGTTGATCACCTCGCCCACAGGAGGAGGAAAGACCTATATTGCCTGCGCGATTGCCGTAGCGGCATGTCACAACGAGCATAAAGTCTTCTACACCCGCATGGACGAGCTCGCTCGTCGTCTCGTCATCGCTCGAGGCGATGGCATCGCTCATCAGGCCTTGTTGAACCGGCTATCTGATGCGGATCTACTCATCATCGACGATTTCCTGACCGTCGGTATTGACCCTGAAGCCGCGAACGATCTTTTCGCGATACTGGCAAACCGAGAACACCGGGCAGCCACCATGATCGCTTCTCAAACCGGGCCCGCGTACTGGGCTTCAGCTCTCCCTGACAGAATCGCTGCGGATAGTATCGTCAATCGACTGGCGAATAATGCCCGCACGATAAACCTTGGCGACATTGATATGCGGCGCCACCAAGGTGAACAGACACGAGCGGCCCCTGGCTACTGGGAGTAG
- a CDS encoding Mu transposase domain-containing protein codes for MAEEASALGGLPVEGFEDVEYRQVKVGRNYHVTCDYQHYSVPHRLAGQLLRARLTDQQVSIFDGDAIVAEHRRKHGRRGQYSTDSAHVPLQHQDVAGLWSRDWFIRRAAAFGPATVEIITAVLDRHKIEAQGYLECQNILESLGKRDKQRLEAACTQLANLGGYASYSGLKRLMAAIDSDTKTSRPHRPAAATIKPQPAVDTLDPAQIYVRGADYYQQGR; via the coding sequence ATGGCAGAAGAGGCATCTGCTTTGGGAGGCTTGCCTGTTGAGGGGTTTGAAGATGTTGAATACCGGCAGGTCAAAGTGGGACGGAATTATCATGTGACCTGCGATTATCAGCACTACTCAGTGCCTCACCGACTCGCAGGTCAATTGCTGCGAGCACGACTGACGGATCAACAGGTCAGTATCTTCGATGGCGATGCCATCGTTGCAGAGCACCGACGAAAACACGGCCGCCGGGGCCAGTACTCCACTGATTCCGCGCATGTACCCCTCCAGCACCAAGACGTCGCTGGCTTGTGGTCTCGTGATTGGTTTATCCGTCGGGCGGCCGCGTTTGGGCCGGCCACCGTGGAGATCATCACCGCGGTCTTAGACCGCCATAAGATCGAGGCTCAGGGGTATCTGGAGTGCCAGAACATTCTCGAGTCCCTGGGCAAGCGCGATAAGCAACGCCTCGAGGCTGCGTGCACGCAGTTAGCCAACCTGGGTGGGTATGCCAGCTATTCCGGACTCAAGCGACTCATGGCTGCCATTGATTCTGATACGAAAACATCTCGGCCACACAGGCCAGCAGCCGCCACCATCAAGCCCCAGCCGGCCGTCGATACCCTCGATCCAGCACAGATCTACGTGCGTGGAGCTGACTACTACCAGCAGGGACGGTGA
- a CDS encoding IS3 family transposase (programmed frameshift), which translates to MSDQKRQRRSFTPEYRIEAANLVIDTGRSIAAVAKEIGVGEQTLGTWVKAEKDRRRAEGEPTGALNEDERAELARLRRENFDLKQDNEFLGKAAGLLRVEASKQEKFELMDSEKAHYAIRRMARLLEVTKSGYYAWKKRRQAGPSKRARAQRNLDGQVAAVHAESDGVYGAPRVAAQLARQGVSVDEKTVAASLRRQGLEGISPRRFRPVTTLPGVATHHIPDLVKRVWDRGELDAVWISDITYLRTWEGFVYLCVIRDGCSRRVLGWAMDARQDSDLVERALRMAHTLREMVPDDVIFHADKGAQYTSAQLHQASVELGLKQSVGRTGVCWDNAMSESFWSSLKTEFFERRVWQTRAEAMREVARWVEVVYNRRRLHSALGMVPPVEFEEKFRAEHSAGRVQEEVSTQAA; encoded by the exons ATGTCAGACCAGAAGCGACAGCGTCGCTCTTTCACCCCGGAATATCGGATCGAGGCGGCGAATCTCGTCATTGACACCGGCAGGTCTATCGCCGCGGTGGCAAAGGAAATCGGAGTCGGTGAACAGACCCTGGGCACCTGGGTCAAAGCCGAGAAAGACCGACGCCGCGCCGAGGGTGAACCCACGGGTGCGTTGAACGAGGACGAACGGGCTGAACTGGCACGGTTGAGGCGGGAGAACTTCGATCTGAAACAGGACAACGAGTTCCTGGGAAAAGCAGCCG GCCTTCTTCGCGTCGAAGCCTCGAAACAAGAGAAATTCGAGCTGATGGACTCGGAGAAGGCCCACTATGCGATTCGCCGGATGGCCAGGCTCCTCGAGGTGACGAAATCTGGGTACTACGCATGGAAGAAACGTCGGCAGGCCGGGCCATCGAAACGCGCGAGAGCGCAACGGAATCTTGACGGGCAAGTCGCAGCGGTTCATGCGGAGTCTGATGGTGTCTATGGGGCACCACGGGTGGCAGCGCAACTGGCTCGACAAGGCGTGAGTGTGGACGAGAAGACGGTCGCGGCTTCGTTGCGCAGGCAGGGCCTTGAAGGCATCAGTCCACGTCGGTTTCGGCCGGTGACGACACTGCCGGGTGTGGCGACTCATCACATTCCGGACCTCGTGAAACGAGTCTGGGACCGAGGTGAGTTGGATGCTGTGTGGATCAGCGATATTACGTATCTGCGCACGTGGGAAGGGTTCGTGTATTTGTGCGTCATCCGCGATGGGTGCTCACGCCGAGTGCTCGGCTGGGCGATGGATGCCAGACAAGATTCTGACCTCGTGGAACGAGCGTTGAGGATGGCTCATACGCTACGAGAAATGGTTCCAGATGACGTCATTTTTCATGCCGACAAAGGAGCGCAGTACACGTCAGCGCAGTTGCATCAGGCCTCTGTGGAGCTGGGGCTCAAGCAGTCGGTAGGCCGGACTGGAGTGTGTTGGGATAATGCGATGTCGGAGTCGTTCTGGTCATCACTGAAGACTGAGTTCTTCGAACGCCGGGTCTGGCAGACTCGGGCTGAGGCGATGCGGGAAGTCGCTCGGTGGGTCGAGGTGGTATATAACCGGCGGCGGTTGCACTCGGCGTTGGGGATGGTCCCGCCGGTGGAGTTTGAGGAGAAGTTCCGGGCCGAGCACAGTGCCGGCCGGGTTCAGGAGGAAGTGTCTACGCAGGCTGCGTGA